Sequence from the Rutidosis leptorrhynchoides isolate AG116_Rl617_1_P2 chromosome 3, CSIRO_AGI_Rlap_v1, whole genome shotgun sequence genome:
gatacccgatccagtggatatccatccgatccacccgattattcgtggatatgaacgatctaaatggatatggatatggatgtggttgaaaaaatttcatccatggatgaacccgctttcacccgaaataactaaatatataagtttatcactcaaattagtatcaattatgtagtgatatttcattaattatattcatattcatctttctttatattttctctaaaaatataactttcttcttatattttgttttgtttaaataatcaaatgtatttatcgaactttggtggttcaaatgtgattctatgtaactaaaagtaagcaacttacatgtcgatatctttacatgtttaataggttatatattgaatatttgttatatagattagtaaaatgtgactttcggtcgcataaactattaaaaatattacttttgatcgtatatagtgaaccaccacttataattgttaaaaataaaataaatttaaacggatatggataattatccattaacccgcttcacccgacggatatggatatggatggatgaaaagtaaaaaaaaaatggatatggatatggatacggcctcacccgatccatatccgattcattgccatccctagttaaGAGTGGACATTTATAATCCTGAATGCATTTCAACACCGCAACACCCAAACTATGTGTTAACAATGCAACATTAATAAAATTGAATGCAATTTCAATTTTGTACACTTAAAAAATTGTAAGTCCACAAGCTAACTCACTAATCACCCTCTTGGACCTCCTTTTCtactttcacaatattttacaacacattcaagaaatcttcctgTTCAGAAAAAAACATATTACAAGCATCAATCAACCCAACCAAGCACAACAAAAAAACACGGACAAAATCCATCATGTTGTCCGTAGAATCTCAAAAACCCGAAACACCTCCGCCTATCGTCTCTTCGCCGTCTTCAATCACACCAAATACTTGCATTAATAACACTGATTCTAGTAGAAATGCTGTTATCTTCAGATCAAAGTTACCAGACTTACCTTACATCCCAAACCACATACCACTTCACACCTATTGTTTCGAGAATCTTTCGCGATTCGCTCACAAACCATGTCTTGTTGTGGGTCCCACCGGTACGACTTACACTTTCTCTCAAACCCATCTTCTTTGTCGCAAAATCGCGGTTGGATTATTATCTCTAGGTATCTCCAAAGGTGATGTCATCATGCTCCTCCTTCAAAACTGCGCCGAATTCGCGTTAACTTTCATGGCCTCTTCCATGATTGGTGCTGTCACCACTGCAGCTAATCCGTTATGCACAGCTGGCGAAATTCTTAAACAGTTTAACTCTTCGAACTCGAAATTGATCATCACACAGGCCCAGTACGTTGACAAGATTCGTCAACACGCTAAAAAGAGTCCACTTATAATCACAATCGacgaaccaccaccaccaccaaacaacgacaatcattgtcatcatttCTCCATTCTTAGCCAAGCAAACGAACATAATCTTCCCTCTGTCGAAATTAATCCTAATGACGCAGTTGCATTGCCGTTTTCTTCTGGAACAACAGGGCTGCCAAAAGGCGTAATCTTAACGCACAAAAGCTTGATCACAAACGTGGCGCAACAAGTAGACGGGGATAATCCGAATTTGTATTTAAAACAGGATGACGTCGTTTTATGTGTCCTCCCATTGTTTCATATATATTCACTTAATTCTGTATTATTGTGTTCCCTGAGAGCAGGGGCTGCAGTTGTGCTCATGCCGAAATTTGAGATAACTTCGCTACTCGAGCATATACAAAAGTACAGAGTCACGGTT
This genomic interval carries:
- the LOC139896843 gene encoding 4-coumarate--CoA ligase 2-like; the protein is MLSVESQKPETPPPIVSSPSSITPNTCINNTDSSRNAVIFRSKLPDLPYIPNHIPLHTYCFENLSRFAHKPCLVVGPTGTTYTFSQTHLLCRKIAVGLLSLGISKGDVIMLLLQNCAEFALTFMASSMIGAVTTAANPLCTAGEILKQFNSSNSKLIITQAQYVDKIRQHAKKSPLIITIDEPPPPPNNDNHCHHFSILSQANEHNLPSVEINPNDAVALPFSSGTTGLPKGVILTHKSLITNVAQQVDGDNPNLYLKQDDVVLCVLPLFHIYSLNSVLLCSLRAGAAVVLMPKFEITSLLEHIQKYRVTVAAVVPPLVLALAKNPMVGSYDLSSIRVVLSGAAPLGKELEDGLRARVPQAIFGQGYGMTEAGPVLSMSAAFAKKPLATKSGSCGSVVRNAELKVIDPDTRSSLGYNQRGEICIRGPQIMKGYLNDAESTAATIDEQGWLHTGDIGYVDHDNEVFIVDRVKELIKFKGFQVPPAELEALLVSHPYVADAAVVPQKDAAAGEVPVAFVVLSNKEMELTTEDTLKDYIAKQVVFYKKLHKVYFVTSIPKSPSGKILRRDLRDKLQST